The Bacillus sp. BGMRC 2118 genome contains a region encoding:
- a CDS encoding PAS domain S-box protein, translating to MEFKYVDHLRDAFFVLDKNWCFTYLNNEAENLLQKTKEELIGSLVWSEFKEAKDSSFYENYYKAFNESKTVEFQEYYPPLKTWFDVRAYPIEEGLAVHFRDVSESKKLLSESREHYRSLFDQNPNAVFSFDLEGNYLSINDSFEDLLGYTREEYLQMNFTPLVIPEHLAKTQFHFEKAAKGVPQTYEVTCLTKSQNRVHVNVTNVPIVVEGKIVGVYGIAKDITKSKQTELELKETEVSLRSALRVAKLGSWEWHLASDRLLWSEEMVKLIGWDVDPATLTYQQFLLFVHPLDRTKMNENLEVALTNKQFNLHFRIMKPDGQIRFIESNGEALFDEKGYAIKIIGTSQDVTERTIEQESLRRSEELYELITTNSQDIIMYIKLEGNIRFVSPAVEKVLGYKPEQLHGVSVKELIHPDELEEVLKINLNKTDVFTGRFLHRDGHYVWIETSLKVIHHSNGVIDKILAIGRDITERITAKELMVKSEKLNMAGQLAAGIAHEIRNPLTAIKGFLQLMEQGHTMRREYFNIVGSELTRIEFILNELLLLAKPTIMKFEQREVTSILSQVTTLLDTEAILKNVIVRTRFQDDIYIHCDENQLKQVFINFVKNAIESMPNGGYIDIDAKRVKDTVNIMIKDEGCGIPEDKLKQIGQPFFTTKEKGTGLGLAVSYSIIENHKGEISVESKENQGTTIFVKLPVFGFDPINKIEEVITMH from the coding sequence ATGGAATTCAAATATGTCGACCATTTAAGAGATGCCTTCTTTGTCTTAGACAAAAATTGGTGCTTTACCTATTTAAATAATGAAGCAGAAAATTTGTTACAAAAAACGAAAGAAGAACTTATAGGTTCTCTAGTGTGGAGTGAGTTTAAAGAGGCTAAGGATTCGTCATTCTATGAAAATTATTATAAAGCATTTAACGAAAGTAAAACGGTTGAATTTCAAGAGTATTATCCCCCTTTAAAAACATGGTTTGATGTGAGAGCATATCCGATTGAAGAAGGATTGGCTGTGCATTTTCGGGATGTGAGTGAATCTAAAAAATTACTCTCTGAGAGCAGAGAACATTACCGGTCACTGTTTGATCAAAATCCTAATGCAGTGTTTTCATTTGACCTAGAGGGAAACTATTTGTCAATTAATGATAGCTTTGAGGATCTTCTTGGTTATACAAGAGAAGAGTATCTACAAATGAATTTTACTCCTCTTGTAATTCCAGAGCATTTAGCGAAAACACAATTTCATTTTGAAAAGGCTGCTAAAGGTGTGCCACAGACATATGAAGTGACATGCTTAACGAAAAGCCAAAATAGAGTTCATGTAAATGTTACGAATGTACCGATAGTTGTAGAAGGGAAAATTGTGGGTGTTTACGGAATTGCAAAGGATATTACGAAGAGTAAGCAAACCGAATTAGAGTTAAAGGAAACAGAAGTAAGTTTGCGATCTGCACTTCGAGTTGCAAAATTAGGAAGCTGGGAATGGCATTTAGCAAGTGACAGGCTTTTATGGTCGGAAGAGATGGTTAAGCTGATTGGGTGGGATGTGGATCCTGCTACATTAACGTATCAGCAGTTCTTACTCTTTGTCCACCCTTTGGATCGTACGAAAATGAATGAAAATTTGGAAGTTGCGTTGACTAACAAACAATTTAATTTGCATTTCCGAATTATGAAACCGGATGGACAAATTCGGTTTATCGAGTCTAACGGAGAGGCGCTGTTTGATGAAAAGGGATATGCGATAAAAATTATCGGCACTTCTCAGGATGTGACGGAACGAACAATTGAGCAAGAAAGCTTGAGAAGAAGTGAAGAGCTGTACGAACTCATTACAACGAACTCCCAAGATATTATCATGTACATCAAGCTGGAAGGTAACATCCGTTTTGTATCGCCTGCTGTGGAGAAAGTATTAGGATATAAACCTGAACAATTACATGGCGTGTCTGTTAAAGAACTGATTCACCCTGATGAATTAGAAGAAGTGCTAAAGATAAATCTTAATAAAACAGATGTTTTTACAGGGCGCTTCCTTCACAGAGATGGACATTACGTATGGATTGAGACATCACTAAAGGTCATACACCATTCTAATGGGGTCATTGATAAAATATTGGCAATTGGTCGAGATATTACAGAGCGTATAACAGCCAAAGAGTTAATGGTGAAGTCAGAGAAACTTAACATGGCAGGTCAGCTGGCTGCAGGGATCGCACATGAAATTAGAAATCCGTTAACAGCGATAAAAGGGTTCCTTCAGTTAATGGAACAAGGTCATACGATGAGACGGGAGTACTTCAATATTGTTGGATCAGAACTTACTAGAATAGAGTTTATACTGAATGAGTTACTTCTATTGGCTAAGCCGACTATCATGAAGTTCGAACAAAGAGAGGTTACTTCAATTTTATCCCAAGTCACGACATTACTGGACACTGAGGCAATATTAAAAAATGTAATAGTAAGAACAAGGTTTCAGGACGACATCTATATACACTGTGATGAAAATCAACTTAAACAGGTGTTTATTAATTTTGTTAAAAATGCAATTGAGTCCATGCCAAATGGGGGATATATTGATATTGACGCAAAGCGGGTTAAAGATACTGTGAACATTATGATTAAAGATGAAGGATGCGGTATACCTGAAGATAAGCTAAAGCAAATTGGTCAACCATTTTTTACAACAAAGGAAAAAGGAACAGGCCTTGGACTTGCAGTAAGCTATAGTATTATTGAAAATCATAAGGGCGAAATCTCTGTTGAAAGCAAAGAAAACCAGGGAACGACCATCTTTGTCAAGTTGCCTGTGTTTGGTTTTGATCCTATTAATAAAATTGAAGAAGTCATAACAATGCATTAA
- a CDS encoding DUF3231 family protein: MGILSGNPQNEPLHYGEVHGVWSYLAGSKAMTAGYQVYLNHTGDKDLRKIIEDMIDTMKDETEQLEVILKANGIALPPAPPERPEANIEEIPPGARVNDPEVSAALSADVAAGLIMCSQQMAQAIREDIAVMFGQFHTVKAQYGLKLLRLNKEKGWLVPPPLHVKIPEQV; encoded by the coding sequence ATGGGCATTTTAAGCGGAAATCCACAAAATGAACCTTTGCATTATGGTGAAGTTCATGGTGTATGGAGTTATTTAGCTGGTTCAAAGGCGATGACTGCAGGTTATCAAGTGTATCTTAATCATACAGGTGATAAAGACCTTCGTAAAATCATAGAAGATATGATTGATACAATGAAGGATGAAACAGAGCAACTAGAAGTGATCTTAAAGGCAAACGGAATTGCCTTACCACCAGCACCTCCTGAACGACCTGAAGCGAATATCGAGGAAATTCCTCCTGGTGCAAGAGTAAATGACCCTGAAGTTAGTGCTGCGCTTTCGGCGGATGTAGCAGCAGGCTTAATTATGTGCAGCCAACAAATGGCGCAGGCAATACGTGAAGATATTGCCGTAATGTTTGGTCAGTTCCATACAGTGAAAGCTCAGTATGGATTAAAACTATTACGATTAAATAAAGAAAAAGGCTGGTTAGTGCCGCCACCTTTACATGTAAAAATACCGGAACAGGTCTAA
- a CDS encoding helix-turn-helix transcriptional regulator — MEKEKIKSIRTHFNMTQRDFARAINCSYSLIALVELGKRRITEDLEQKVKTTFKLDDDQINYITFIVEEFGKGMKPFI, encoded by the coding sequence ATGGAGAAAGAAAAGATTAAATCAATACGTACTCACTTTAATATGACACAACGTGACTTTGCCAGAGCAATTAATTGCAGCTATTCGTTAATTGCTTTAGTGGAATTGGGAAAAAGAAGAATTACTGAAGATCTAGAACAAAAAGTTAAAACAACATTTAAGCTTGACGATGATCAAATTAACTACATAACTTTTATCGTTGAGGAATTTGGAAAGGGTATGAAACCTTTCATATAA
- a CDS encoding glycoside hydrolase family 65 protein: MTWTIHSQSTELDKLLLEESLFFNGNGYIGVRGNLEEGHTNGTRSIRGTYLNAFHDIVDIQYGEKLYAFPETQQKLLNIIDTQTIQIYIGNEEERFSLSEGEVLSYDRYLHLDKGMTERHVHWKSPKGNEIKLVFKRLVSFTERELFVQYIHLIPVTPALQVKIMTTLNGDVENFTDPNDPRVASGHAKRLRVTDVKLVDEAAFVEVETYTSGLKAAALSTVSVHENEASITNEVEENGVTSTVSFTLNSETSFEKRTFFADTLRYDDIQSTVIQCNDKVSHLTFEQLCEDQKNYLERFWGNTDVTIQGEAQLQEGIRFNLYHLLQSAGQDGVSNIAAKGLSGEGYEGHYFWDTEIYLLPMFTMTNPELAKKLLMYRYSILDGARQRAMEMGHKKGALFPWRTIAGTESSAYFPAGTAQYHISADIAHSYIQYYLATGDFEFIEEAGAEVLIETARLWIETGHYHNGQFRIDTVTGPDEYTCIVNNNYYTNAMAKQNLQWAVKAAKLIEEKAPEVWLKLKSKIQLEEQELTGFEHAAEHMLLLVDKELGINPQDDTFLQKEVWDFESTKEEQYPLLLHYHPLTLYRYQVCKQADTVLSHFLLEDEQSEEIMKNSYDYYEKITTHDSSLSSCVFSMMGARVGYLDKAYDYFIETARLDLDNTHGNTKDGLHMANMGGTWMAITAGFAGMRVKETGLLFRPQLPKQWKGYSFRIQYRNSLIHIEVNSDHIQFSLLSGEGLSVNVWEQKVEIRNEQPITIPMKRGV; encoded by the coding sequence ATGACATGGACAATTCATTCACAATCAACAGAGCTAGACAAGCTACTATTGGAAGAGAGCTTATTTTTCAATGGCAATGGTTATATCGGAGTCAGAGGAAATCTAGAAGAAGGTCATACAAACGGTACACGGAGTATTCGCGGTACCTATTTGAATGCCTTTCATGACATTGTAGATATCCAATATGGTGAGAAACTGTATGCTTTTCCAGAGACTCAGCAAAAACTACTAAATATCATCGATACCCAAACAATACAGATTTATATTGGAAATGAGGAAGAAAGATTTTCTCTTTCAGAGGGAGAAGTTCTTTCCTATGACAGATATCTTCACTTAGATAAAGGAATGACTGAACGTCACGTTCATTGGAAATCGCCAAAAGGAAATGAAATAAAGCTTGTCTTTAAAAGGTTAGTTTCATTTACGGAAAGGGAACTATTTGTACAGTACATACATCTCATTCCTGTAACACCGGCATTACAGGTGAAAATCATGACAACGTTAAATGGGGATGTTGAAAACTTTACAGACCCAAATGACCCACGTGTTGCGAGTGGACATGCAAAGCGATTACGTGTTACGGATGTAAAGTTAGTGGATGAGGCTGCCTTTGTTGAAGTTGAAACGTACACATCAGGCTTAAAGGCTGCAGCACTTTCAACTGTTTCTGTTCATGAAAATGAGGCTTCTATTACGAATGAAGTAGAGGAAAATGGAGTCACATCTACTGTTTCGTTTACGTTGAATAGTGAAACTTCCTTTGAAAAGAGAACATTTTTTGCTGATACATTACGGTACGATGATATTCAATCGACGGTAATCCAGTGTAACGACAAGGTATCCCACTTAACATTTGAACAGCTTTGTGAAGATCAGAAGAACTATTTAGAACGCTTCTGGGGAAATACAGATGTTACGATTCAAGGAGAAGCTCAGCTTCAAGAAGGAATTAGGTTTAACTTGTACCATTTATTACAATCTGCAGGACAAGATGGTGTATCGAATATTGCAGCGAAGGGACTATCTGGAGAAGGTTACGAAGGGCATTATTTCTGGGACACAGAAATTTATTTACTTCCCATGTTCACGATGACAAATCCAGAGCTGGCAAAGAAACTATTAATGTACCGTTACTCCATTTTAGATGGTGCAAGGCAACGAGCAATGGAAATGGGCCACAAAAAAGGAGCGCTTTTTCCGTGGAGAACAATTGCTGGAACAGAAAGCTCGGCTTATTTCCCTGCAGGAACAGCACAGTATCATATAAGTGCTGACATCGCGCATAGCTATATTCAATATTATCTGGCAACTGGGGATTTTGAATTTATAGAAGAAGCAGGAGCAGAGGTATTGATTGAAACAGCTCGTCTTTGGATTGAAACCGGGCATTATCATAATGGTCAGTTTAGAATTGATACCGTTACAGGTCCTGACGAATATACGTGTATTGTCAATAACAATTACTATACAAATGCAATGGCTAAGCAAAACTTACAGTGGGCAGTGAAAGCAGCAAAGCTTATAGAGGAGAAGGCTCCAGAAGTTTGGTTGAAATTAAAGAGCAAAATTCAGTTAGAGGAACAAGAGCTGACTGGTTTTGAACATGCTGCAGAACATATGCTTTTGTTAGTTGATAAGGAGTTAGGAATTAACCCACAGGACGATACATTTTTACAAAAAGAAGTGTGGGATTTTGAAAGTACAAAAGAGGAACAATATCCACTTCTTTTACATTACCATCCACTCACGCTGTATCGCTATCAAGTTTGTAAACAAGCAGATACCGTTCTATCTCATTTCCTACTGGAGGATGAACAATCAGAAGAAATTATGAAGAACTCGTATGATTACTATGAGAAAATTACGACACATGATTCCTCCTTGTCATCTTGTGTATTCAGTATGATGGGAGCACGTGTCGGTTATCTCGATAAGGCATATGACTACTTCATCGAAACAGCAAGGTTAGACTTGGACAATACACATGGTAATACGAAGGACGGTCTCCATATGGCGAATATGGGTGGTACATGGATGGCCATCACAGCAGGCTTTGCAGGAATGCGAGTGAAAGAAACAGGGCTACTTTTCCGTCCACAGCTACCAAAGCAGTGGAAAGGTTACTCATTCCGTATTCAATATCGAAATAGTCTTATCCATATCGAAGTGAACAGCGATCATATACAGTTCTCTTTATTATCTGGTGAGGGATTAAGCGTAAATGTTTGGGAACAAAAGGTTGAGATTCGAAATGAACAACCAATAACAATACCAATGAAAAGAGGTGTCTAA
- the pgmB gene encoding beta-phosphoglucomutase, producing the protein MIKAFIFDLDGVITDTAEYHYLAWKALAEEVGITFDREFNEKLKGVSRMDSLERILELGGKQHDFSIEEKEQLATKKNEHYKQLIAGITAADILPGIEELLKEIKKNGYLLGLASASKNAPEVLRSLGLYDQFDCIADAAAVEKSKPAPDIFLLAASMLKVEPSQCIGIEDAESGIEAIQSANMFSVGVGDEESLKSADYYVPDTTELSLQAILNASHH; encoded by the coding sequence ATGATCAAGGCATTCATTTTTGATTTGGACGGAGTCATTACGGATACAGCGGAATATCATTATTTAGCTTGGAAAGCTCTTGCAGAAGAAGTTGGAATAACATTTGACCGAGAATTTAACGAAAAGTTAAAGGGCGTGTCAAGAATGGATTCTCTAGAACGAATATTGGAACTAGGGGGAAAACAGCATGATTTTTCTATAGAAGAAAAAGAACAGCTTGCCACGAAAAAAAATGAACATTATAAGCAACTGATTGCAGGCATTACAGCTGCCGATATACTACCTGGTATTGAAGAACTGCTTAAAGAAATTAAGAAAAACGGGTATTTACTAGGGTTAGCCTCTGCTAGTAAAAATGCTCCTGAAGTACTTCGTTCATTAGGTTTATATGATCAATTTGATTGTATTGCTGATGCTGCAGCAGTTGAAAAAAGTAAACCTGCACCAGATATCTTTCTATTAGCTGCCAGTATGTTAAAGGTTGAGCCTTCACAATGTATCGGTATAGAAGATGCTGAAAGCGGAATAGAAGCCATCCAAAGTGCGAATATGTTCTCTGTCGGAGTAGGTGATGAAGAAAGTTTAAAAAGTGCGGATTATTATGTACCTGATACAACAGAACTATCACTTCAAGCTATTTTAAATGCTTCTCATCATTAA